A genomic window from Solanum stenotomum isolate F172 chromosome 10, ASM1918654v1, whole genome shotgun sequence includes:
- the LOC125842442 gene encoding BAG family molecular chaperone regulator 3-like, which translates to MSKELLRMKTKKPNGNGLSSSGWEMRPGGMLVQKRSSDHNSNQSSNIVVPIIRLKVKYGSSYHEVKISSQATFGELKKMLAGPTGLHTEDQKIFYKEKEKDSRNFLDVSGIKDGSKLVLIEDEISREKRYLESRRNAKMENASKEITSIRLEIDKLAKQVANVEMDIYGGKKVTETLLLSLIELLMTQLIKLDGITADGDLKLQRRMQVKRVQKYIETLDMLKIRNSALGNDNAKVSMHHKNRIFTGQMPKSIYYQQEQRKMGNFADERSPGPVVVTTKWETF; encoded by the exons ATGAGCAAAGAATTGTTGAGAATGAAAACTAAAAAGCCAAATGGGAATGGACTTTCATCTTCAGGATGGGAAATGAGGCCAGGAGGAATGTTAGTACAAAAGAGAAGTTCTGATCATAATTCAAATCAAAGTTCAAATATTGTTGTTCCAATTATTAGACTCAAAGTCAAATATGGTTCATCTTATCATGAAGTCAAAATTAGCTCACAAGCAACTTTTG GGGAGTTGAAGAAAATGCTGGCAGGGCCAACTGGATTACATACTGAAGAtcagaaaatattttacaaggaaaaagaaaaagattcaaGAAATTTTCTTGATGTTTCTGGTATAAAAGATGGATCAAAACTTGTACTAATTGAGGATGAAATAAGCAGAGAAAAAAGGTATCTTGAATCAAGAAGAAATGCAAAAATGGAAAATGCATCAAAAGAAATCACATCAATTAGACTTGAAATTGATAAGCTAGCTAAACAG GTTGCAAATGTTGAAATGGACATTTATGGTGGCAAAAAAGTAACAGAGACTTTGTTATTGAGTTTGATTGAACTGTTAATGACACAATTGATTAAGTTGGATGGAATTACTGCTGATGGTGATCTCAAATTACAGAGAAGAATGCAG GTGAAAAGGGTGCAAAAATATATAGAGACTCTAGACATGTTGAAAATAAGAAATTCAGCACTTGGAAATGACAATGCCAAAGTGTCAATGCACCACAAAAACAGAATATTCACAGGACAAATGCCAAAATCAATTTATTATCAACAAGAACAAAGGAAGATGGGAAATTTTGCTGATGAGAGAAGCCCAGGGCCAGTTGTAGTGACAACAAAATGGGAAACTTTCTAA
- the LOC125842072 gene encoding lysophospholipid acyltransferase 1-like, which translates to MGLPELESMAPAIGVSVPVLRFLLCFIATIPVSFLHRFVPSATGRHLYAAVTGAVLSYLSFGFSSNLHFFGPMLLGYASMVLCRRYCGIITYIAAFGYLIGCHVYYMSGDAWKEGGIDATGALMVITLKIISSVINYQDGLLKEEDLRESQKKNRLLELPSLLEYVGFCLCCGSHFAGPVYEMKDYLEWTERKGIWKPSEKGKPSPFGSTLRALLQAAICMGLYIYLVPHFPLSRFTDPVYHEWGFFKRLGYQYMAGFTARWKYYFIWSISEAAIIISGLGFSGWTNSSPPKPRWDRAKNVDVLGVELAMSSVQLPLVWNIQVSTWLRHYVYERLVQKGRKPGFFQLLATQTVSAVWHGLYPGYIIFFVQSALMIAGSRVIYRWQQATKGTMFEKILVAMNFAYTLLILNYSAVGFMVLSLHETLTAYGSVYYIGTIIPILLILLSKVIKPPRPATSKARKAE; encoded by the exons ATGGGCTTGCCGGAGTTAGAATCAATGGCTCCGGCGATCGGAGTATCGGTGCCGGTGCTCCGTTTCTTGCTCTGTTTCATCGCTACAATTCCGGTGAGCTTCCTACACCGTTTTGTACCTAGCGCCACCGGTAGACACCTATACGCCGCCGTCACCGGCGCTGTTCTGTCGTACTTGTCGTTTGGGTTCTCGTCAAATCTTCACTTCTTTGGGCCTATGCTTCTGGGTTATGCTTCTATGGTTCTCTGTCGCCGTTACTGCGGGATCATCACTTATATAGCTGCTTTTGGTTATCTTATTGGATG CCATGTATACTACATGAGTGGGGATGCATGGAAGGAGGGAGGAATCGATGCTACAG GAGCCTTAATGGTGATAACGCTGAAAATAATATCATCTGTGATTAATTACCAAGACGGATTGTTGAAGGAGGAGGATTTGCGCGAGTCTCAGAAGAAAAATCGTTTGCTCGAGTTGCCATCATTACTTGAGTATGTTGGTTTCTGTCTCTGTTGTGGAAGTCATTTTGCAGGTCCAGTGTATGAAATGAAGGATTACCTTGAATGGACAGAAAGAAAAGGA ATATGGAAACCTTCAGAGAAAGGAAAACCCTCACCTTTTGGATCAACTTTAAGGGCTCTTCTTCAAGCTGCTATATGTATGGGGTTGTATATCTATCTGGTGCCTCATTTCCCACTTTCCAGGTTCACTGATCCAGTATACCACGAATGGGGTTTCTTCAAACGGTTGGGTTACCAATATATGGCTGGCTTTACTGCCCGGtggaaatattattttatctggTCAATCTCTGAAGCTGCTATAATCATATCTGGACTGGGTTTCAGTGGTTGGACAAATTCTTCTCCGCCAAAACCACGTTGGGACCGTGCCAAAAATGTTGATGTATTGGGTGTTGAGTTAGCAATGAGCTCGGTCCAGTTACCACTTGTATGGAACATTCAAGTCAGCACATGGCTGAGGCATT ATGTGTATGAAAGGCTCGTACAGAAGGGAAGGAAGCCTGGTTTCTTCCAGTTGCTGGCTACTCAAACTGTCAGTGCCGTTTGGCAT GGATTATATCCTGGGTACATCATATTCTTTGTTCAGTCTGCTTTGATGATTGCTGGATCAAGAG TCATTTACAGATGGCAGCAAGCTACAAAAGGTACTATGTTTGAGAAGATACTGGTAGCAATGAATTTTGCCTACACACTGCTGATTCTGAACTACTCCGCTGTTGGGTTCATG GTATTAAGTCTGCATGAAACTCTTACTGCTTACGGAAGTGTATACTATATTGGAACAATTATACCAATTCTTCTCATCCTGCTTAGTAAAGTGATTAAGCCTCCAAGACCTGCGACGTCTAAAGCTAGGAAAGCAGAGTGA
- the LOC125842382 gene encoding F-box protein PP2-A12-like: MGSSFSVLIPQFSSTVTKQNHSSLGDLPESCVASVLVYMDPPQICKLSMLNRAFRGASSADFVWESKLPMNYSSIIQRVFAGRNFPANLCKRDIYAMLCRPNSFDGGSKKVWLDKRTGRVCMSISSSGLAITGIDDRRYWSRIETDESRFKSVAYLQQIWWFEVDGEVDFPFPVGSYSIFFRLQVGRASRRFGRRVCNSEHVHGWDKKPVRFQLSTSDGQQATTQCYLNEPGIWKYHHVGDFVATGSVEPMKVKYSLTQIDCTHTKGGLCVDSVLICPVEFTERLKQSF; encoded by the exons ATGGGTTCTTCGTTTTCTGTGTTGATTCCTCAGTTTTCATCTACTGTTACTAAGCAAAATCATTCAAGTCTTGGTGATTTGCCTGAAAGTTGTGTAGCTTCAGTTCTTGTATACATGGACCCGCCTCAGATCTGTAAATTATCTATGCTTAATAGGGCTTTTAGAGGCGCTTCTTCTGCTGATTTTGTGTGGGAATCCAAGTTGCCGATGAATTACAGCTCTATTATTCAAAGGGTCTTTGCTGGTCGAAATTTTCCGGCTAATTTGTGTAAAAGAGATATTTATGCTATGCTTTGTCGACCTAATTCTTTTGATGGTGGCTCAAAG AAAGTTTGGTTAGATAAGAGAACTGGAAGAGTTTGTATGTCTATATCTTCAAGTGGCTTGGCGATAACGGGCATCGATGATAGGAGATATTGGAGTCGGATTGAAACTGATGAATCTAG ATTCAAGTCCGTTGCATATCTCCAACAGATTTGGTGGTTTGAAGTTGATGGAGAGGTCGATTTCCCATTCCCTGTTGGGTCCTATAGCATATTCTTCAGACTACAAGTAGGACGTGCCTCTCGGAGATTTGGACGCCGAGTCTGCAACTCCGAGCATGTTCACGGGTGGGATAAGAAACCAGTGCGGTTTCAGCTCTCGACATCAGACGGTCAACAAGCTACAACCCAATGTTACTTGAACGAACCTGGAATATGGAAGTACCACCATGTAGGTGACTTTGTTGCCACGGGTTCAGTAGAACCCATGAAAGTTAAATATTCGTTGACACAGATCGATTGTACACATACTAAAGGTGGACTATGTGTAGATTCTGTACTGATATGTCCAGTTGAGTTTACAGAGAGGTTGAAGCAGAGTTTTTGA